One region of Acidimicrobiia bacterium genomic DNA includes:
- a CDS encoding dTDP-4-dehydrorhamnose 3,5-epimerase family protein, translating into MANIEKSSLINDVLIITPQVFSDDRGMFVETFRQEWLPENAPTMVQGNRATRIKGSLVGLHYHLHQEDFWYVPFGSAIVALHDLREGSSTNGTSQTIEISGDNHKCVYIPRGVAHGFLALSDMTITYLVDNYYNGSDELGVHYADPEMAFQWPLDDLTVSDRDKENPMRKDIPSEIRPVVNSLYDVVPK; encoded by the coding sequence TATTGAAAAATCTTCACTTATTAATGATGTTCTAATTATTACTCCACAAGTTTTTAGTGATGATCGTGGAATGTTTGTTGAAACCTTCAGGCAAGAATGGTTGCCTGAAAATGCACCAACTATGGTCCAGGGTAATAGAGCAACTCGTATAAAAGGTTCTTTAGTAGGGCTTCATTATCATCTTCATCAAGAGGATTTTTGGTATGTTCCTTTTGGTAGCGCCATAGTTGCTCTTCACGATTTACGTGAGGGTTCGTCCACTAATGGCACAAGTCAGACTATAGAGATTAGTGGCGATAATCATAAGTGTGTTTATATTCCTCGCGGTGTTGCACACGGGTTTTTGGCTCTAAGTGATATGACAATTACATATCTTGTCGATAATTACTATAACGGTAGTGATGAACTTGGAGTTCATTATGCTGATCCCGAAATGGCTTTCCAATGGCCTCTAGATGATTTAACTGTTTCAGATCGCGATAAAGAGAACCCTATGAGAAAAGATATTCCAAGTGAGATTCGTCCTGTAGTTAATTCTTTATATGATGTTGTACCTAAATGA